In Phocoena phocoena chromosome 8, mPhoPho1.1, whole genome shotgun sequence, the following are encoded in one genomic region:
- the LGALS12 gene encoding galectin-12 encodes MSPGEKLDPLPDTFILQPPVFHPVVPYVTTIFGGLRAGKMVVLQGAVPLNARRFQVDFQCGCSLHPRPDIAIHFNPRFHTTKPHVICNTLRGGRWQAEARWPHLALQKGASFLILFLFGNEEMKVSVNGQHFLHYRYQLPLSRVDTLGIYGDILVTAVGFLNISPFAEGGSEYPVGHPFLLKSPSLEVPCSRALPQGLWPGQVIIVRALVLPEPKDFTLSLLDEAAHVPVTLRASFADRTLAWVSRWGRKKLILAPFLFYPQRFFEVLLLCQEGELKLALSGQGVGATSLGQQALERLRELRISGSVQLYCVHY; translated from the exons ATGTCGCCTGGAGAAAAACTGGACCCGCTTCCTGACACTTTCATCCTGCAGCCGCCAGTCTTCCACCCG GTGGTTCCTTATGTCACGACAATTTTTGGTGGCCTGCGAGCAGGCAAGATGGTCGTGCTCCAGGGAGCGGTCCCCCTAAATGCACGCAG GTTCCAGGTGGACTTCCAGTGCGGCTGCAGCCTGCACCCCCGGCCAGATATCGCCATCCACTTCAACCCTCGCTTCCACACCACCAAGCCGCACGTCATCTGCAACACCCTGCGCGGTGGGCGCTGGCAAGCCGAGGCCCGGTGGCCCCATCTGGCCCTGCAGAAAGGAGCGAGCTTCCTCATCCTCTTTCTCTTTGGAAATGAGGAGATGAAG gTGAGTGTAAACGGACAACACTTTCTCCATTACCGCTACCAACTCCCGCTGTCTCGTGTAGACACCTTGGGCATATATGGAGATATCCTGGTGACGGCCGTTGGCTTCCTGAACATCAGC CCATTTGCGGAGGGCGGTAGCGAGTATCCGGTTGGACAC CCTTTCCTGCTGAAGAGCCCCAGCCTG GAGGTGCCCTGCTCGCGTGCCCTTCCCCAGGGTCTCTGGCCCGGACAGGTCATCATAGTGAGGGCGCTGGTCTTGCCGGAGCCAAAGGA TTTCACGCTCAGTCTGCTGGACGAGGCCGCCCACGTTCCTGTGACGCTCAGGGCTTCCTTCGCCGACAGAACTCTGGCCTGGGTCTCCCGCTGGGGCCGGAAGAAACTGATCTTGGCCCCCTTCCTCTTCTACCCGCAGCGATTCTTCGAG GTTCTGCTCCTATGCCAAGAGGGAGAGCTGAAGCTGGCCCTCAGTGGGCAGGGCGTGGGGGCCACCAGCCTGGGCCAGCAGGCCCTGGAGCGGCTGCGGGAGCTGCGAATCAGTGGCAGCGTCCAGCTCTACTGCGTCCACTACTGA